Part of the Actinomycetota bacterium genome is shown below.
TCGAGGAAAAGCATACCTCTACCCACATAACGCTTGGCGATGCTCACCACTAAGCGAAGGTTTGCTTCCACCAGTTTTCTCTTCGCAACTGATCCTCCCTCAATCAGACGGTTGAGACGGCGAATCTCCGCTCGGGGGAGACCCGAATTTTCCTCCAGCTTCCTTGCAGCCATCTCACCGGCCTCAATCTTTTTGGCCAGTTCAACCTCCTCTTTGGCGGTAAGCAGGGGAACCTTACCGATCTCCTTCAAATACATACGAACGGGATCGCTCGTGGGAACCCTGGTCGAGAGATCCAGCTCTTTTCCAAAATCCTTTTCCAATTCTTCCTCGCTCTCCTCCTCTATATCTCCCACCTCAGCAACGGAATCCACAACTTCAATTCCCTGCTCTAGGAGGTGTGAATAAATGTTCTCAATCTGCTCCGTCGTGAGATCAACCTCCTGGAGAACATCGGCAATCTCATCGGACGACAGTATACCCTTCTCTTTGCCCTTATTGATTAGACGTTTTACTTCTTCGATTTCTGACTCTTTAAGGTGAGCCACCTTTGCTTCCTCCTAATCCCAGAATGATCTGGGATACGACTAGCTTAAACTACTTCTAAGATTCCTTCTCTTCGCCTCCAATTTAAGTAGCTCCTCGAAAAGAGCATCATACTTTATCGGATTTTTAATCGGATTTATCCGCTCTAATTTGGGCTTAAGAGTATTAATTTGACGTTGAATCTCAAATTCCTTGAGTCTCAATAAAATATCTTTAAAATATTTTTCTCTCTCTTCAACCTCCACTGGTTGAAGCATGAGCTTGCTTATGAGTTTTTGAAGTTCCTCGCGCTTAAATGTATTTAATAAAAGCTCTTGAAGATGCTCATCTGATCTGTAATGCGCTCGCGATTTTAAAATCGTAAACAATTCTCTACACTCGGGCAAGGTGAAATGCTCTTCATCCAGTTCAGCGAGTGCAGCTTTGCATTCCTCCGGGTACTGCAATATCAGCCTTAATAACTCCTGCTCGGCTTTCTCCTGAGCACTTGTGATTACCAGGTCTTCGGAGACCTCTTTAGACGCTCTTTTAGTTTTGGATCTCTTCAGTCTCTTTAATTCAAAGAAAAGTGAATCAAGGGAGACATTTAATTCGTCAGCCAACTTTTTCAGGTATCCTTCCTGTGCCACAGCATTCTTTAGAGCCGCTATGATGGTTAAAGCCTCGCTTGACGCCTTAGCTCGCTGTAAAGATTCACTCAAGTTATACTGGGATAATACCTGTTTTAGGCAAAAATCAATCAGAGGAACGGCATCCTTTAAAAGTTTTTCAAATTCACTCCTCCCGTGTTCAGCAATGAAATCGGCTGGATCTGTACCCATCGGTAATGAAACCACATAAATATCGACTTTCGACTCTCCCAATAATTCCAAATCGCGCTCCACAGCGGCGGTACCCGCCACATCGGCATCAAAAACCAATATTACCCTTTCCCCGAAACGAGCCAGCAAGCGTAGGTGATCAGAGGTAAAAGCCGTTCCACACGTTGCAACCACGTTTCTTATACCCACAGCGCGCAAAGAGAGGACATCCGTATACCCTTCGACCACCAAGCTTTGACCGGTTTTTGCTATCTCGCTTTTTGAATGATATAAACCATACAGGATTGAACTCTTGTTATAAATGGGTGTTTCGGGTGAATTCATATACTTTGGTGATTCACTTAAGTTCTGGGAGTCATCCAGTATTCTCCCACCAAAAGCAATTACCCTACCTCTAACATCAAATATTGGGAACATGATCCTGGAGCGAAACCGGTCATAAAAACCCTTCTCCCCTTTGATTATCAAACCAGCCTCTTCCAACTCATCCAGCTTGAATCCCCTTCCGCATAGGGAATTCAACAACCCATCCCATCGAGAAGGAGCAAGTCCGAGCTTAAAGGCATCGATAATTTCAGCATCATAGCCTCGATTTTTCAAATATTCCCGAGCTTTCCTGCCCTCCTCGCTCTTCAATAGGTTGTGAAAGAAATTCATGGTTTCCTTATTCGCTTCGTACAATCTAGCCCGACGAGATTGGCTTTCTTTCGAACCCCTCTCGTATTGCAAGGTATATCCGACCCTGTCGGCGAGTGCCCTAACAGCATCCGGAAAATCGATATTATCCATTTTCATGACGAAAGTAAAAACACCTCCGCCAATTCCGCAGCCAAAACAGTGATAGAGCTGCTTAACGGGATCGACTATGAATGAAGGTGTTTTCTCCTTATGGAAAGGACATAGAGCTTTGAAGGTACGCCCGCTCTTCTTCAGCGGAACGTATTCCGAGATCACCTCAACCAGATCGTTTCTCTCCCTTACTTCGTTTATATCCTCTTCTTTTATGAAACCGTTCATTGGTCCATCCTTTACAGCAAATAAAGGATTTTAAGTGAGTATATTCTGCCAAAATTCTAGGAACAGATCGGGGTAAAATAGGGAAATTCCGAAGAAAGCCCCTCCATTCAAAGGATATTATAGCATATTTCCTCTCACTTTTCCCAATTTATACGAACAAATGTTTGAAATCTATAAACTAGGCTAAATTTCGACAAAAGTTGGGTATCCCCTTCTAAAGTTGAAAATATTTTGGGATGATGGAAAACTTGGGCTTAGATCATCCAGGCTTTGGGAACGAATAGCTGCTCATAGGTTCTTAAAGCATAGCGGTCGGTCATTCCTGCAACATAGTCGCAGACCTTGATGGGCAATTCCTCCTCGGTTTGCGTGTAGAATTCTGGGGGAAGCTTGCGGGGATCCTTAAGATAATAGAAAAATAGGGTTTTGAGAACCCTTTTTGCCTTCTCATCCTCCATTTTCGCAGGTGAGTCCATATATACTCGCTGCATCAAGAAATTTCTTAAGTTCTCCATGGCCTCGGCAAAGATTGGACTCATTTGGATTCTACCTTCACCCCGTGTCTGCCGACAAGCAGGCGCGCTGCTCCTAATCATATCCATAACCATGGTATTTATCCGTATACCATGGTATTTACCCAGGATTTCGAGGGGACCCTGGGGTAGGTCGCGCTGGGATAAAATTCCTCCTCTAATGGCATCGTCGATGTCATGATTGATATAGGCGATGCGATCCGCTATCCCCACGATTTGTCCCTCCAGTGTGGAGGGGGACTCATCTCCCGTGTGGTGAAGGATTCCATCTCTAACCTCCCAGGTGAGATTGAGACCTTTGCCTCCATATTCGATGAAATCCACCACCCGTAGAGATTGCTCATTATGTCTGAAGGCACAAGGTAGGCTTGGGTAAAGCTCGGGATTCTCATCCTTCACCTGGCACAAACATTCGGTTAAGGCCTCCTCTCCTATGTGACCAAAGGGAGTATGACCGAGGTCATGACCCAGAGCAATGGCTTCTGTGAGATCCTCATTTAATTTAAGGGAGCGAGCTATAGTGCGTGAGATCTGACTGACCTCGAGAGTGTGAGTGAGCCTTGTACGGTAATGATCTCCCTCGGGAGCCAGGAAAACCTGGGTTTTGTGGGAAAGCCTGCGGAAAGATTTGCAATGAACAATGCGGTCTCTATCGCGCTGGAAACAGGTCCGAAGGCTACAGGGTTCCTCGGGGAATTTACGCCCCTTAGAATTTACACTCAATTGAGCGCGGGGCGACAGAAGCCTCTTTTCTTCCTTTTCTATACGTTCACGGATGTTCATACCAATCTCGATTAGCAACGAGCGATCAAACTCGAATGTCGCGAGTCTTATCCCAGAAGGCCTTCATTTGAGCGGAAACCGTTCCAAAGTAGACGGGACTTCCCAGGACTACCCCATCAGCTTGCTTTAATAGATTGAAGACCTCTTCCAGAGGAGTTCTCTCAAAACAACTCTTATCACAAGGGCTAGAGCAGGCATCGCAATAGGGCTTCTCCTGCCCAGCTAAAACTCCGTGACATGGATGATTTTGGTTTTTGCCCCCTTTTCCTTGGCAGCTTGCAACACGCACTCCAAGAGAAAGGCTGTATTCCCATCTTTATTCGGGCTACCATTGACTCCTACTATCAGCATCGTAACCCCCTTGAAGCCGAGAGTCTGTTAGTGAGGAGTCGGGAGTAAATTTAATCTTTTACTATTGACTCCTAACTCCCGACATTACTTGGTGAGGTCTTCCCCGCCGCCAATTCTCGCCTGGGCAGCAGCTAAACGAGCTAAGGGTACCCTATAAGGCGAGCAGCTCACATAGTCCAGACCTATATGATCGCAAAACTTCACTGATCTTGGCTCGCCCCCGTGCTCACCACAGATCCCCAATTTGAGTTCAGGGTTTGCTTTTCGTCCAAGTTCACATGCCATATACATGAGCTTGCCAACACCAGATGGATCCAATATTTCAAAGGGATTGTACGGGAGAATCCCCCCCTCCAAATACCTCGCCATGAACTTACCCTCAGCGTCGTCCCGACTAAAGCCAAAGACGGTCTGGGTAAGATCATTGGTGCCAAAGGAGAAGAAATCGGCATATTTGGCGATTTCATCTGCAGTCACAGCAGCTCGAGGAACCTCGATCATGGTCCCTACAGCATATGGTATATCCACACCTGAAGATTCAAGAATCTCATTGGCAATCCCCTCAACTTTTTCCCTCAAAACCTTGAGCTCACCAGCATGAGCAGCTAAGGGGATCATCACCTCAACCTTTGGAGTTATCCCCTTTCTGGCCACGTTGCAAGCGGCTTCGAATATGGCTCGAGTCTGCATTTCGTAAATTTCGGGATAGACCAGACCCAACCTGCAACCACGCAGTCCAAGCATGGGATTGACCTCCGCCTGAGCTCGCACCTTATGAAGCAATTTTTCCTTCTCTCGTATCACCTCATCCGGTGCCTTCTTGTATTTCAACTCCATCAGTTCTACCTGTAGTTCCGTTAGATTTGGTAGAAACTCATGGAGGGGAGGGTCTAAAAGTCTGATGGTCACGGGCAGATCCTTCATGACCTTGAAAATTTCCTCGAAATCCCTCCTCTGCATGGGAAGCAATTTCTCCAAAGCTTTCTTGCGTTCTTCAACGGTGTCGGCGAGGATCATCTGCCGAACTAAGGGCAATCTGTCCTCGGCAAAGAACATGTGCTCAGTTCTACATAGTCCGATACCCTCCGCACCGAACTCCAGGGCTTTCCTGGCATCCCTGGGCAAATCGGCGTTTGCTCTCACACCCAATCTGCGCCTTTTATCTGCCCAACCGAGAATCTTTTTCAGATCCTCACTTATCTCAGGGGGAATGAGGGGAACGCTTCCCAAAATGACTCGACCCGTTCCTCCGTCGATGGTAATTACATCTCCTTCTCTTACGATCTCGTCGTCCACCTTGAACAGACAGTTTTCGTAGTCGATCTTCACATCCTCACAGCCACAAACGCACGGTTTACCCATACCCCGAGCTACAACTGCAGCATGACTGGTAAGCCCACCGTGGCTTGTGAGAACCCCTTGAGCTGCAATGATGCCATGGATATCATCAGGGGTAGTCTCCCAACGAGTCAGGATAACCCTTTCCCCAGTACTCCCCAGCTCCTCTGCCTTATCGGCATCGAAGACAACCTTGCCCGTGGCCGCTCCCGGTGAAGCGGGCAGTCCCCTGGCTAAGACTTCCACCTTGGCTTTTGGATCAAGCCTGGGATGGAGAAGCTGGTCTAATTGATAGGGATCGATCCTGGATATAGCTTCCTCCTCGCTGATGAGTCCCTCCTCCATCATATCCACGGCGATCTTTATGGCAGCCGAGGCTGTTCGCTTTCCCGTTCGGGTCTGGAGCATATAAAGTTTGCCCTTCTCTATGGTGAATTCGATATCTTGCACATCTCTATAATGCTCCTCGAGGGACTCCGCCACTCTCCCCAGGAACTCATAATTCTCGGGCATTTCTTCCCTAAGCTCGGCTATGGACTGAGGAGTCCTTATTCCAGCCACTACATCCTCACCCTGAGCATTGGTCAGATATTCGCCATAGAGCTTCCTCTCTCCCGTGGCCGGATCCCGGGTAAAGGCTACTCCCGTAGCTGAATCACTCCCCATATTGCCGAAGACCATGGTCTGGATGTTAACCGCAGTACCCAGGTCATCGGGGATATTGTGAGCCTTTCTGTAAACTATGGCTCTCGGATTATTCCAAGATTCGAATACTGCAGCGATGGCTTTATCCAGCTGCTCTAGAGGTTCCGAGGGGAATTCCTTCCCAGTTTCCTCCCTTATGATTCCCTTGAATGTCCCAACGAGCTCCTTTAAATCCGCCGCCGTGAGCTCCGTATCCGATTTGACACCTCTTCTCTCCTTAAGACTGGCCATCGCCTGTTCAAATTTGTCACCATCGACCTTTAAAACCACATTCCCAAACATTTGGATGAAACGGCGGTAAGCATCGCAGGCAAATCTTTCATCGCCCGTGAGGCGGATGAGTCCCTTGACCGTGACATCATTTAGGCCCAAGTTGAGCACGGTATCCATCATACCAGGCATCGAAAAAGCGGCTCCAGAGCGAACGGAGACGAGAAGAGGATTTTCCGGATCACCGAACTTCTTCTCGGTTCTTTCCTCAAGAGACTTAAGATGAGCTAAAATCTCCTCTTTCAAACCAGGAGGATAAGACCCGGTCTTTGAATACTTCCGGCAGGCCTCAGTGGAAATTACAAATCCTGGAGGTACGGGCAGACCGAGATTTGTCATCTCGCAGAGGTTTGCCCCCTTTCCCCCCAAAAGAAATTTCATCTTTGCGTTGCCTTCTTCAAAATCGTAAACGTATTTTAAGGTAACCTTTGCCTCAGTTATCTCTGTCCCCTCAAGAATTTCTTTCTCCTCCATGGGACCTCCCAGGCCTAAGACTTAGATCCACCTAGACAAGGTTATAATAACACTAAGGCGTATCATAAATTAAAATCCGAGCCTTCAAATCCAAAATTTAAAACTCAAAATGAAAAATGACAAAGTAAAATCCAAAATGAACTCATGTCCAAGGTCTTTATAATCTTTGACTTCGGACTTTGGATAAGGAAACACAGGCTTAAAATAATTTTTGATTTTTGATCTGTAATTTTGATTTTTGCATTTTAAGCGTAAGGTAGATACCTTGAATAATTTTATTATAAAAGTTAAACTTCGCCAAAGTACATCCTGTTAATTTCCGGGTATAACCAGTTGGGAAAAATCGGCTATTTTCAGGAAGAGCTCAACGCACCTATTGAGAAGAGAAACTCGATTATGGCGAATCCTTTTGTCCTCCGTCATCACCAATACTTCATCAAAAAAGCGGTCAACATAGGGTCTAAGCCCCGCTAAAGCCTCTACGGCTCGATCATAATCGGCTCTCTTTAAACATTCATCGATGATTTTCTCGACCTCAATCAATCTTTGATAGAGCTCCCT
Proteins encoded:
- the dnaG gene encoding DNA primase gives rise to the protein MNGFIKEEDINEVRERNDLVEVISEYVPLKKSGRTFKALCPFHKEKTPSFIVDPVKQLYHCFGCGIGGGVFTFVMKMDNIDFPDAVRALADRVGYTLQYERGSKESQSRRARLYEANKETMNFFHNLLKSEEGRKAREYLKNRGYDAEIIDAFKLGLAPSRWDGLLNSLCGRGFKLDELEEAGLIIKGEKGFYDRFRSRIMFPIFDVRGRVIAFGGRILDDSQNLSESPKYMNSPETPIYNKSSILYGLYHSKSEIAKTGQSLVVEGYTDVLSLRAVGIRNVVATCGTAFTSDHLRLLARFGERVILVFDADVAGTAAVERDLELLGESKVDIYVVSLPMGTDPADFIAEHGRSEFEKLLKDAVPLIDFCLKQVLSQYNLSESLQRAKASSEALTIIAALKNAVAQEGYLKKLADELNVSLDSLFFELKRLKRSKTKRASKEVSEDLVITSAQEKAEQELLRLILQYPEECKAALAELDEEHFTLPECRELFTILKSRAHYRSDEHLQELLLNTFKREELQKLISKLMLQPVEVEEREKYFKDILLRLKEFEIQRQINTLKPKLERINPIKNPIKYDALFEELLKLEAKRRNLRSSLS
- a CDS encoding deoxyguanosinetriphosphate triphosphohydrolase → MNIRERIEKEEKRLLSPRAQLSVNSKGRKFPEEPCSLRTCFQRDRDRIVHCKSFRRLSHKTQVFLAPEGDHYRTRLTHTLEVSQISRTIARSLKLNEDLTEAIALGHDLGHTPFGHIGEEALTECLCQVKDENPELYPSLPCAFRHNEQSLRVVDFIEYGGKGLNLTWEVRDGILHHTGDESPSTLEGQIVGIADRIAYINHDIDDAIRGGILSQRDLPQGPLEILGKYHGIRINTMVMDMIRSSAPACRQTRGEGRIQMSPIFAEAMENLRNFLMQRVYMDSPAKMEDEKAKRVLKTLFFYYLKDPRKLPPEFYTQTEEELPIKVCDYVAGMTDRYALRTYEQLFVPKAWMI
- a CDS encoding NAD(P)H-dependent oxidoreductase, giving the protein MEEVFNLLKQADGVVLGSPVYFGTVSAQMKAFWDKTRDIRV
- a CDS encoding NAD(P)H-dependent oxidoreductase, yielding MLIVGVNGSPNKDGNTAFLLECVLQAAKEKGAKTKIIHVTEF
- the ppdK gene encoding pyruvate, phosphate dikinase; the encoded protein is MEEKEILEGTEITEAKVTLKYVYDFEEGNAKMKFLLGGKGANLCEMTNLGLPVPPGFVISTEACRKYSKTGSYPPGLKEEILAHLKSLEERTEKKFGDPENPLLVSVRSGAAFSMPGMMDTVLNLGLNDVTVKGLIRLTGDERFACDAYRRFIQMFGNVVLKVDGDKFEQAMASLKERRGVKSDTELTAADLKELVGTFKGIIREETGKEFPSEPLEQLDKAIAAVFESWNNPRAIVYRKAHNIPDDLGTAVNIQTMVFGNMGSDSATGVAFTRDPATGERKLYGEYLTNAQGEDVVAGIRTPQSIAELREEMPENYEFLGRVAESLEEHYRDVQDIEFTIEKGKLYMLQTRTGKRTASAAIKIAVDMMEEGLISEEEAISRIDPYQLDQLLHPRLDPKAKVEVLARGLPASPGAATGKVVFDADKAEELGSTGERVILTRWETTPDDIHGIIAAQGVLTSHGGLTSHAAVVARGMGKPCVCGCEDVKIDYENCLFKVDDEIVREGDVITIDGGTGRVILGSVPLIPPEISEDLKKILGWADKRRRLGVRANADLPRDARKALEFGAEGIGLCRTEHMFFAEDRLPLVRQMILADTVEERKKALEKLLPMQRRDFEEIFKVMKDLPVTIRLLDPPLHEFLPNLTELQVELMELKYKKAPDEVIREKEKLLHKVRAQAEVNPMLGLRGCRLGLVYPEIYEMQTRAIFEAACNVARKGITPKVEVMIPLAAHAGELKVLREKVEGIANEILESSGVDIPYAVGTMIEVPRAAVTADEIAKYADFFSFGTNDLTQTVFGFSRDDAEGKFMARYLEGGILPYNPFEILDPSGVGKLMYMACELGRKANPELKLGICGEHGGEPRSVKFCDHIGLDYVSCSPYRVPLARLAAAQARIGGGEDLTK